The Streptomyces griseiscabiei genomic sequence TCCTCCGTGCCGAAGTGCAGCAGCAGCTTGGCGACCACGGTGTGGCCGCCCATCGCGCCGGCCAGGCTCATCCAGCCGCGCGCCAGTTCCTCGGTGATCAGGACATAGCACGGGGTGGAGACGGGAGTGCCGCCGTACTCCTCGGGGACGGCGAGGCCGAAGACACCGAGCCGCTTCATCTGCTCGATCAGAGCCTCGGGGTAGGTGTTCGCGTGCTCCAGTTCCCGGACGACCGGTTTCACCTCCTTGTCGACGAAGTCGCGCACCGTATGGACGATGAACCGCTCGTCCTCGGACAGGATGTCGAGAGTGCTCATGTGCGGCGCTCCTCATGGAAAGTGTTGACGGCGTTGGTGCCGCCGATGTCTCGGGCCTGCGTTTCAGATGACGCGGCCGGCCCGCAGGCTGTCGATGTCGGCCGTGCTGTACCCCATCTCGGCCAGGACCGTCTCGGTGTGTTCGCCGGCCGCGGGGACGGGATCCATACGCGGCGCCAGACCCGTCAGGTCCGCCGGCGGCAGCAACGCCCGCACCGTGGCTCCGCCGGGAATCCGTACGTCCCGCCAGCGGTCCCGGCCGCTGAGCACCGGGTGCTCGAGGAACTCCGTCACGTCGTTCACCCCGGCGTTGGCTATACCCGCCACGTCCAGCAGCTTCATCACCTCGTCGCCGTCCAGCTCACCGAAGCGCTCGGCCACGATCGCGTTCAGCTCCTCGCGGTGGGCGACGCGGGCGGAGCCGGTGGCGAAGCGCGGATCGGCGGCGAGCCCTGGCATGCCGAGGAACCGGCCGCACAGAGCAGCCCACTCGCGCTCGTTCTGAACGGAGAACAGCACCTCCTTGCCGTCGGCAGCGGTGTAGGCGCCATACGGGGCGATGGTGGCGTGCTGGGTGCCGATGCGCGGGGGCTGGGCGCCGCCGAAGCGGGTGTAGTAGGCGGGTTGGTTCATCCACTCAGCCAGCGCCTCGAACAGCGAGACCTCCACCGCGCGGGCGATACCGGTGGTGGCGCGGGTGAGCAGGGCCGTGAGGATGCCGGAGTAGGCGTACATGCCTGCGGCGATGTCGGCGATCGACACTCCGACACGGGCGGAGCCGTGCTCGTTGCCGGTGAGCGAGACCAGGCCGGTCTGGCACTGCACCAGCAGGTCGTATGCCTTGCGGTCGGCCCACGGTCCGCTGGAGCCGTAGCCCGAGATGGAACACGGGATGAGAGAGGGAAAGCGTTCGGCGAGCGCATCGGCGCCCAGACCCATGCGTGCGGCTGCGCCGGGGGCAAGGTTCTGCACGAACACGTCCGCGTCTGCGAGGAGTTGTTCCAGGACGGCTCTTCCCGCGTCCGACTTCAGGTCGAGTGTGACGGACTCCTTGGACCGGTTGAGCCACACGAAGTAGCTGGACTCGCCGTGCACCGTGGTGTCGTAGCGGCGGGCGAAGTCGCCTCCGCCCGGCCGCTCCACCTTGATGACCCGGGCGCCGAGGTCGGCGAGCTGGCGGGTGGCGAAGGGGGCGGCGACCGCCTGCTCGACGCTGACGACGGTGAGGCCGGCCAGCGGCAGCGCTTCGGGGGGCTCGGTCATGGGTGGCCTCCAGGGGATGTGGGTCCCGTACCGGGACTATCATCATGGATGCTCATGGCTATGCCCGTGAAATAACATTGCGTGATATCCCCATGCGCACGCCGGATGGCTGCGGAAGGAAGGCTCCCGTCTTGGACATCAAGCAGCTCAAGGCGATCGTCACGGTCGCCGAGGTGGGCAGCGTCACTCGTGCGGCAGAGCTGCTGCATCTGGTGCAGCCCGCGGTGACCCGGCAGATCCGCACCCTGGAACAGGAGCTCGGCATCGACCTCTTCGAGCGGACCGGGACGGGCATGCGGCCCACCGAGGCGGGCACGATCATGGTCGACCGGGCCCGGCGGGCCCTGAACGAGCTGGAGCGGGCCCGAGCCGAGGTGCAGCCGACCCCGGGCGAGGTGTCCGGCATCGTCACCGTCGGCCTGCTGGAAAGCACCAGCGACCTGCTCTCCGAGCCGCTGGTGACCGCCGTCGGCCGCAGCCATCCCGGCGTCGAACTTCGCCTGATGACCGCCTACTCGGGGCACCTCCAGCAGTGGCTCGACGACGGCGACCTGGATCTGACCCTGCTCTACAACCTGGACAGCACGCCCTCGCTCAACGCCCACCCGCTGGTGCGCGAGCGTCTGTGGGCGGTCGCTCCGCCGTCGGCCGGCCTGCGTGCCGACCGTCCGGTGCCGTTCGCCGAGGCGGCGGGACATCCGCTCGTCATGCCCGCCTCGGGACATGCGCTGCGCCGACTGATCGACGCGGCGGCGGTGCGCGCCGGCTCCACCCTGGACGTCGCCGTGCAGACCAACTCCATGCGGGTGCAGAAGCAACTCGTCCGGGCGGGGCACGGATGGACAGTCCTGCCCGGCGTGGGCATCGCCGAGGATGTCGCGAACGGCATCCTGAGCGCCGCGCCGCTCAGCGAACCCGATGTGTGGCGCTCGATCGTCCTCGGCACTCCGCGGTCCGGGCGCACCCCGCCCGCCGTGGCGGTCGTCGCGCGTGAGCTGGTCCGCCGGATCAACTCGGCGGTGACTCAGGGCAAATGGCCCTCCGCCCAGATCCACGGCACCGATGCTCCCGCCGAGGACAAGTGACGCGCAGCACCCCGAGACCACCCTCGAATGGAACCCTCATGAACCACACCGGCACCCAGACGACCGCCATCGCCCGCGCCCAGGACGGCACCGCACTGGCCTACCAGCGCCAGGGAGACGGATACCCGCTCGTTCTCCTGGCCGGGCAGGCCAACAACCATCACTGGTGGGACGGCGCACGCGGGGACTTCCACGCCACGCACTCCACCATCACCCTCGACCAGCGTGGCACCGGTGACAGCGACAAGCCACAAGGGCTCTACTCCACGGAACAGTTCGCCGAAGACGTCATCGCCGTCCTCGATCACGCGGGTGTCGAGCGGGCCGACGTCTACGGCACCTCCATGGGCGGCCGCGTGGCACAGTGGGTCGCCGCCCGCCACCCGGACCGCGTACGGCGACTCGTCCTGGGCTGCACCTCTCCCGGTGGTCCGCACGCCGTCGAGCGCGACAGGTCCGTACGACAGGCCCTGGCCCAGCCGGACCCGGAGGCCGCCCGTCAGGCGCTGACCGACCTGATGTACTCCCCCGCCTGGCGTGCGGCCCACCCCGGCCCGAACACCACCCTCGGCGATCCCGGTATGCCCCCGCACGCCCGCCACGGCCATCTGGTCGCCAGTAACAGGCACGACGCCTGGGACGCCCTCCCCCTCATCGCCGCGCCCACTTTGATCCTGCACGGCGACCAGGACCGGCTCACTCCGCCGGACAATCTCCCCCTGCTCGCTGCCCGCATCCCCCACGCCCGGACGCATCTGTTCCCCGGCGCCCGGCACGCCTACTTCGAGGAGTGCCGCACGAAGGCCGGTCCGCTCGTCGAAGCGTTCCTCAACGAACCGTCGTAGCCGAGCCACAGGTCACAGAAGCCTGCGGCTCCCTGCTATGCAGGCGAAGCATGCGGGTATCACGTCTTTCTATTGTCCAACCTCGTCCATCAGCGCCCATGATGTGTGGCACCTTGAGCCGACCGATCAGCGGAGTCGCTACGGATGAGCCAGACACATGCCCCGGCACCCTCCTGGCAGGAGGACGTGTTCGCCGCGTTGAAGAAGCGCGGAGTCCAGCAGATCGCCTATGTCCCCGACTCCGGTCACTCCCACACCATCCGTGAGGCCCGCCGCGACCCCGCCATCCATGACGTGGTGCTGACCACCGAGGAGGAAGGCGTCGCCGTGGTCAGCGGAGCGTGGCTGGGCGGTCAGCGGGCGGTGCTGCTGATGCAGAGCAGTGGCGTCGGCAACTGCGTCAACATGTTCTCCCTGCTGCAGATGGCCCGGTTCCCCTTCCTCACGCTGGTGACGATGCGCGGTGAGTACGCCGAGTTCAACCCGTGGCAGGGCCCCATGGGCCGCACCACTCAGCAGGCCCTGGAACTCATGGGCATCACCGTCCTGCGGGCTGATGACCCCGAGGACGTCGCGGAGACCGTCGAGGCCGCCCTGGACTCGGTGTTCGAGGCCGGCGAGCGCGTCGCCGTGCTCCTCGGGCAGAAGCTGATCGGCCGCAAGAAGTGGGAGCGTAACTGATGACCGCCACTCTCCCCCGCCTCGAAAGGCGCCGCTTCGTCGCCGACCTGATCGGCCGTCTCCCCGGGGACGCGCTGATCGTCACCGGCCTCGGCTCGCCCAGTTACGACGTCTTCGCCGCTGGCGACCGCCCCAGCACCTTCTACCTCTGGGGCGCGATGGGCGCCGCCGTCCCGCTCGCCCTCGGCCTCGCCCTGGCCCAGCCGGACCGCCCGGTCGTCGCCGTCACCGGCGACGGCGAACACCTCATGGGTATCGGTGCCTTGGCCACCATCGGCGCCCAACTCCCGGCCAACCTCACGATCGTGGTACTGGACAACGCCCACTTCGGCGAGACCGGCATGCAGCCCAGCCACACCGGGCTCGGCACCGACCTCGTCGCCGTCGCCCAGGGCTTCGGCATCCTCGATGCCATACGGATCACCGACCCCGACCAGACGGACGACCTCGCCCTGCGCATCAAGGCGCGCGCGGCGACGACATACGCACAGGTGCTGATCACCACCGACCAGCCGCCGCGCGCCCTGCCGTCACGCGACGGTGTCGCCAACAAGAATTCCTTCCGCGCCGAACTCGGCCTGGGCACCTTCTAGCCGGCGGGACTCCTCCATGCAGCGCTACGAGATGTTCATCGACGGGCAGAGCCGGAAGCCCGGCGCGGGCGAATGGTTCCCCACCGACAACCCCTACCTGGGCACCCCATGGGCCGAGATCGCCAAGGGCACCGCGGAAGACGTCGACGACGCCGTCCGAGCCGCCCACCGCGCCCTGCACAGCGGACCCTGGGCCGAGCTCACCGCCAGCGCCCGCGGCTCGCTGCTCCGGCGGCTCGGCGACACCATCGCCACGAACGCCCGCCGCCTCGCGGAGACCGAAGTCCGCGACAACGGCAAACTGTTCACAGAGATGTACGGCCAACTGACCTACGTGCCCCAGTGGTTCCACTACTACGGCGGGCTCGCCGACAAGATCGAGGGCACCGTCCCCCCGTTGGACAAGAAGGGCTACTTCGCCTACACGAAGAAGGAGCCCGTCGGGGTCGTCGCGGTCATCACTCCCTGGAACTCCCCGCTGTTGCTGCTGGCCTGGAAGATCGCCCCGGCCCTGGCCGCCGGCTGCACGGTGGTGGTCAAACCGTCGGAGTTCGCCTCCGCTTCCACTCTCGAACTGGTCCGGCTCCTCCACGAGGCAGGACTGCCGCCCGGCGTGGTCAACGTCGTCACCGGCTTCGGCCAGGACGTCGGCGCCGCCCTCGTCGAGCACCCCCTCGTCCGCAAGATCACGTTCACCGGCTCGGACGCCACCGGCCGCCGCATCAACGAGGCCGCCGCACGCGACTTCAAGCGCGTCAGCCTCGAACTCGGCGGCAAGTCGCCCAACATCGTCTTCGCCGACGCCGACCTGGACGCAGCCGTGAACGGCGCGGTCTCCGGCATCTTCGCCGCCACCGGACAGACCTGCATCGCCGGCTCCAGGCTCCTGGTCCAACAGAGCGTGCACGACGAGGTCGTGGGCCGCCTGGTCGACCTCGCGCGCACCGCCCGGATGGGTGACCCCATGGACGAGGCCACCCAGGTCGGGCCCATCACCACTCCGGCCCAGTACGCCAAGGTCCTCGACTACATCGACATCGCGCAGCGCGAAGGCGCCCGGCTCGCCCTCGGCGGCAAGGCCGCGGACTGCGGAGGCCGGTTCGTCGAGCCGACCGTCTTCACCGGCGTAAGCAACAGCATGCGCATCGCCCAGGAGGAGGTCTTCGGTCCCGTCCTCGCCGTGACCCCCTTCCACGACGAGGACGAGGCCGTCACCCTCGCCAACGACAGCCGCTACGGCCTCGGCGCCGGCGTCTGGACCAGCGACATCGGCCGCGCCTTCCGCATGGCCGACCGCATCCGCTCCGGCACCGTCTGGGTCAACACCTACCGCGCGGTCAGCTACCTGACGCCTTTCGGCGGCTTCAAGGACTCCGGCATCGGCCGCGAGAACGGCATCGGCGCCATCACGGCGTACCTGGAGGACAAGAGCGTCTGGATCAACACCGGCGCTGCCACCGGCAATCCGTTCGTCCTGCGCTGAAAGGCCTCCCAAGGACATCTCCCCGGCGACACGAGCAACGGAGCTTCCCATGTCGCAGTCCAGCACCCCCGTCCCCGCACCGACCCGGGTCACCGCCAACGTCATACGCGGCTGTCTGGGCAACCTCGTCGAGTGGTACGACTGGTTCGTCTATGCCACCTTCAGCGTCTACTTCGCGTCCGTGTTCTTCCCCAAGGGCAACCAGACGGCCCAACTCCTGTCCACAGCGGTCGTCTTCGCCGTCGGGTTTCTGATGCGTCCGCTCGGCGGCTGGCTGCTCGGTGCGTACGCCGACCGGCACGGCCGCCGCCGGGCACTGACCCTGTCGGTCACCCTCATGAGTGTCAGTTCGCTGACCATCGCGTTCACCCCCTCCCACGACGCCATCGGCCTCTGGGCACCGGCCCTCCTGGTGCTGGCAAGGCTCGTCCAAGGGCTCTCCGTCGGCGGCGAGTTCGGCTCCAGCGCCTCCTATCTCGCCGAGATCGCCCCACCCGGCCGACGGGGTTTCTACTCCAGCTTCCAGTACGTGTCCATCGTGCTCGGCCAGCTCGCCGCGCTGCTCGTGATGATCGTGTTGCAGCACCTGCTGACCGAGGAGCAGTTGCAGAGCTGGGGCTGGCGTATCCCCTTCGTGATCGGCGCCGTGGCCGGTCTGGTCGTGATGTACCTGCGCCGCACCATGGAGGAGTCGTGGCACTTCCAGCAGGAACAGGCGAGAGCCGCCGTACAGGATCCGGCCGTCAAGGAGCGCAAGGGGTTGCGGGCCCTGTTCGCTGAGTACCCGCGCCAGTTGATCGCCGTCTTCGGGCTGGCCATCGGCGGCACCGTCGCCTTCTACACCTACACCACATACCTGCAGAAGTACCTGGTGAACACCGCGGGCATCCCCAAGTCGACGGTGTCCGTCATCGGCTTCGCCGCCCTGTTCGTCTACATGCTGCTCCAGCCGATGGCCGGCCATCTCTCCGACCGCGTCGGACGACGCCCGGTGATGTTCGTCTTCTCCGTCGGCGGCATGCTGCTCACCGTCCCGGTCATGACCGTCCTCGGCAACACCGGTAATCCGTGGATCGCCTTCCTGCTGATGACGATCGCCCTCACCTTCGTGAGCTGCTACTCGGCCCTGGCCGCCATCATCAAGGCGGAGATGTTCCCCACCAAGGTCCGGGCCCTGGGCGTCGGCCTCCCGCACGCCCTGGTCACCGCCACCTTCGGCGGGATGACGGAACCCATCGCGCTGGGCCTGAAGAACAGCGGCCACGAGACGGTCTTCTTCTGGTACGTCACCGGGTGCATCGCGCTGACCTTCGTGGCCACTCTCCTCGTACGCGAGCCGTCCCGCACATCGCTTCTCGAGACCGCCGAGGCCCCCGCCTCCCGTTCACTGCCAAAGACAGCACCGCTCACCTGACCACAGCCCAGCCGCACGCAAGACCTCAAGGACAGAAGGACGATGCAGCCGACCCCACCCCCGCTCAGCACCTACGTGGAGTCGTGGACTCCTGCGCCCGTCGAGGAGGAGGACCCGCTGGGCGTCGGCCCGGCGGCGGCCCTGTCGGCCGTCCTGAACCTACCCGGCCCCAGCCCGAAGGCCGGCGAGCCGCTCCCCCCGCTGTGGCAGTGGCTCTACTTCCTGAACTGGCCCGCCGGGCAGGAACTCGGCGCCGACGGCCACCCGTCGAACGGCCGTTTCCTGCCGCCCCTACCCCACCGGCAGCGCATGTGGGCCGGCGGCCGCTGCGCGATCACCGATCCGCTCCGCCTCGGCGAACCCGCCGAACGTGTCAGCTCCCTCGCTTCCATGACCGCCAAGCGGGGGCGCACCGGGGAGATGCTGTTCGTCACCGAGCGCCGCGCATTCCGTCAGCACGGCCGGACGTGCCTCGTGGAGGAGCAGGACATCGTCTACCGGTCCGGGCGCAATGCCGGACAACATCCGGCCGCCGTCGACGAGTTGGCCCGCCCCCACGGGGGCGAGCCGTGGCAGCTTCCCCTGCGCCCTGACCCTGCCCTGCTCTTCCGATTCAGCGCCCTGACCGCGAACGCCCACCGCATCCACTACGACGCCCCGTACTGCCGGGACGAGGAGGGCTACCCCGGACTCGTCGTCCACGGCCCCCTGCTGGCTCTGCTGATGCTGGAACTCGCCCGCCGTCACGCCCCCGACCGGCAGGTGCGCTCCCTGTCGTACCGGCTGCGTCGGCCGTTGTTCTCCGGCGAACACCTCGTGGCCTGCGGCACGCCCCGTGGCGACCGCGCCGAACTGCGCGTCTCCACCCATCGGGAGGAACGGCACGCCAAGGCGGAGGTGACCTTCGCATGACCCCGATCCGCTCCGCCCGCAGCCTCCTCTTCGTGCCGGGACACCGTCCCGACCGCTTCGACAAGGCCGCCTCCTCCGGCGCCGACGTGGTGATCATCGACCTCGAGGACGCGGTCGCCGCCGAGGCGAAGGACCGCGCCCGCGACAACGCCGCGGCCTGGCTCGCCCTCGGCAACCGCGCGATCGTACGGATCAACGCGCCCGGGACCCCGTGGTCCGAGGCCGACCTGCGCGTGGCGGCCGACCACGGCTGCCCGGTCATGGTGCCCAAGGCGGAGGACTCCGCCGTACTGGCCGATCTTGCTGCCCGGACGGCCGGCCGGTGCGACCTCGTCCCACTCGTCGAGACCGCACTCGGCGTGGAACGGGCACGCGAGGTGTGCGCCGCACCGGGCGTCGCCCGTGCCGCCTTCGGCAACGTCGACCTGGCCACCCAGCTCGGCGTCGCCCAGGACGATCACACGGCCCTGGCCTACGCACGCTCCAGGCTGGTCGTCGCCTCGGCCGCAGCGGGCATCTCCCCGCCCATCGACGGCGTCACCACCGCCGTACGGGACATGGACGCGATCTCCGCCGACATCGCCCACGCCCGGCGGCTGGGCTTCACAGGCAAACTCTGCATCCATCCCTACCAACTCCTCCCCGTGATCGAAGGGTTCGCCCCCTCGGCCGAGGAAGTGCGGTGGGCAAGCGCGGTCCTCGGCACCGGGGAGTCTGTCACCACGGTCGACGGGCAGATGGTCGACAAGCCGGTACTGGAACGCGCACGACGCGTCCTGGCACTGGCCCAAGGACCGCACCCCGCAACCTGACAGGGCTGGTGCTCAGAGCGCGGGTGCGACGAATTACAACGCGCGTGCCGGGCCGCGGCGGTGGAGTCGATGTGCTTCACGTGTCCAAGGGCGGGTTCCAGGCGCCATCTTCGGGAAGCCCGTCCTGAGGATCGGTGAGTTGCGCCGCCTCTCATTGTGAGACGACATCGGACCTTCTCCATATAAATGGCTTGCCCTTTAATGGTGCCCACTCCACACCGGCGTTCCGGCCTCTCGCCTCTCGGGAAATCCAGCATTCAGAGAACGCGATTTGGTCTAGGAGACCAGAGCGAGACGCAAGCCAAGCAGTCTATGGCTGAGGCGCGCCGGCACTCTTCCCTGCCCGGAGGAATTTCATGCGCAATCCGTCGTCAACTCCACCTGACTACCTTCCGTCTCTTCCGGGGTCATCGAGCTCTCCACCGGAAGGTGGATCGGCCGCGGATGGGCCGGGATATCAAAAATCCCTGAAAAATCGTCAGATCCAGATGATCGCGATCGGTGGCGCCATCGGAACGGGTCTCTTCATGGGGGCCGGCGGACGCCTGAACCAGGCGGGTCCGTCCCTCATCCTCATCTACGCCGTCTGCGGGTTCTTCGCTTTCCTCATGCTTCGGGCGATGGGCGAACTGATTCTGCACCGTCCGTCATCCGGGTCGTTCGTCTCGTACGCCCGTGAGTTCTACGGCGAGAAGGCGGCGTACACCGCGGGCTGGCTGTACTGGCTCAACTGGGCGATGACCTCGATCGTGGATGTGACGGCGGCGGCTCTGTACATGAACTTCTTCAAGAAGTACTGGGAGCCGGTCGCCTCGGTCCCCCAGTGGGCGTGGGCCCTGACCGCCCTGGTCGTGGTGCTGGCGCTGAACCTGTTGTCCGTCAAGGTGTTCGGTGAGATGGAGTTCTGGTTCGCCCTGATCAAAGTGCTGGCGCTGGTGGCCTTCCTGGTCGTCGGAACGCTGTTTGTGATCTTCGGGACTCCCGTCGACGGCCACGAGGTCGGTTTCAGCGTCATCGGTGACCACGGAGGGCTGGTTCCCAACGGAGTACTGCAGGCGGTCGTCCTCGTCCAGGGTGTGATGTTCGCCTATGCGGGAATCGAACTCCTCGGCACGGCCGCGGGCGAGACCGAGGAGCCGGGCAAGATCATTCCGAGAGCGATCAACTCCGTCATCCTGCGCATCGCGATCTTCTACGTCGGATCGGTCCTCCTGCTGACCCTGCTCCTGCCGTACACGGCCTATCAGGCCGGAACCAGCCCGTTCGTCACGTTCTTCGGCTCCATCGGAGTCAGCGGCGTCGATGCGATCATGAACCTGGTTGTTCTCACGGCCGCTTTGTCGTCGCTCAACGCGGGTCTCTATTCCACCGGCCGCATCCTGCACTCCATGGCCAAGAACGGTTCGGCACCCCGCTACGCCGCACGCATGACTCCGTCAGGCGTGCCCTACGGCGGGATAGCGCTCACCGCCATCGTGACGCTGGTGGGGGTCGCTTTGAATGCTGTCATCCCATCCCAGGCATTCGAGATCGTCCTCAACATCGCCTCTCTGGGCATCCTGGCAAGCTGGGGAACGATCGTGCTCTGCCAGTTGAAGCTGTACCGAATAGCTGAACAGGGAAACGTGGAACGGCCTGAGTTCCGGCTGTTCGGAGCCCCGTACACCTCATATCTGACTCTTGCCTTCCTGGCCGCCGTGCTTGTGCTCATCGGACTCGACTATCCGGTCGGCACCTATACGATGTTCTCCCTCCTGCTCGTCATTCCCGCACTCGTCGGTGGGTGGTTTCTCTGCCGTGACCGCATCGCCCTGATAGCGAGTCAGAGGAGGGAGCACGACAGCCGGGGCGCGCCCGTCGGCGTACCGGCCCAATCTGCGGGATTCGATTCCTCCGGTACGACCTGATTCTCTCGGCATCGCCGCCATGGACCGATCACGGCGGTGGGCGGTTGCGTGCCTCGCCCGGGGCACACAACCGCCCTTCCCGTTCCGATCCCGACCGGCAGCGAGCAGAGACTCGGCGGGGCCCGGGGGCTGGTCGTCCTGTCGATGAAGCCACGGACCGAACCGCGAACGCCCCAGCACCGAAGGCGCGGCGCCCTACCTCCACACGGGCGCGGAACAACGCGTCTGCGCGCAGACTCCCGGGACGGCCCGAGAACTGTCCGCCGCCGAAACGGCGGCCGAGCCAGTCATTGGTGTTCCTTCCGGCCGTCCGTCATCGCCAAGGCCCGCTCGGAAACTCGCTGGCAGGCCACGCTCCGCCCGTGCCCAAGTCCGAACTCCGGGCTGTGCACGAGGCGGAGGCAGTCGAGCCGGACCCTTTGTCCCGGGAGCTTCGGGCCGACACGACGACCCCGTCGACGGTGACGTCGACGGGGTCGTTGCGGTTCGCGCAGTGGCGGTCTGTGGCGGCGGGACGTCGCCGCCCGTACAGCCGACGTCGCCCCGAGGCCCGAGCCGTCAGGTCCCGGCGTCAGCGCGTGAGACGAGGTCCGCGACACGGGCCCACATCTGCGGCGGGTTGGAGTACATCGGGAAATGGGCGCAGTGCTCGATCTCGGCGAGCTCAACGCCGCCTTCTGCCAGGGCGGGGAGATAGGACAACGTGTTGTTCTGGTCCCCGTACATGAACAGCTTCGGCGCGGGGAGTGCGAGGAACCGGTCGAGCAGCTTGCCGTGGTCGGAGAGGTCGACCATGGACTCGAAGATGCCCCTGACCGCTGCGGCCCGGACCTTGTGGGGAAGGCTCGACGCATACAGGGCGCCGCCGTAGAAGCGGGAGCCGCCGACACGTTCGGCGAACCGGGCCAGGAACTCGTTGGGATCGTCCTGGGAATGAGTGACGATCTGCCGGCTGAGGAAGCAGTCCTCGGGTGCGACGTTGCCCTCGATATTGGTGAAGCTCGCGACCCGGCCTGGGTCACCGTCGGCAAGCAGAAGCGCCGTCAGGCCGCCCATCGAGTGCCCGACGACGTGGAAGCGGTCGATCTGCCGGGCCTCCAGGACCCGTTCGGCGACGGAGACGAGGAAGGGGATGGAGACGGCGCCCAGGTCTGCACAGGTGCTGGCGCCGCAGCCGGGCGCGTCGTAGGCCAGTACGGGCCGGTCGGCCAGCGCGGTCTGATGGACGACATCCGCGTAGTCCTCCTTCGTCGAGCCGAAGCCATGCAGGAAGACCAGGGGCGTGCCGGTCCCACCGCGGTGGAGGCCGGACACCTCGACGCGGGTCGCGCCGACGGTAAGGGGAAGCGTGAAGCCTTCGAACTTCCTCACCGGGCTCATCGGGCCTCCTCCAGTTGTTGCGCGGCCGTCTCCTGCACCGTGGTTTTGAAAGCGGTCCGCAGTCGCTCGATCGCGGTGATCAGCGTGTCGTCGTCGACAGCGAAGCACACCCGGATACGTCCGGGCGCGTTGAACGCCTCGCCGGGTACGACCGCGAGATGGGCCGTGTCGAGGAGCCATCCGGCGAGGTCGGCGCTGCCGGCCCAGTCGCGGTCGCGGAGCAGTCCGCTGACGTCGGGGAAGGCGAACATGCCGCCGTCGGGCAGCGGGCAGTCGATACCGTCGATCCCGTTCAGCGCCTCCACCAGCAGCGCGCGCCGGCGCCGGTAGTCGCGGGCGGCCTCGACAGGGGTACCGGCGTCGCCCAGGGCGGCGAGGGCAGCCCGCTGGTTGACCGTCGGGACATGGGTGATGGTGCGGG encodes the following:
- a CDS encoding CaiB/BaiF CoA transferase family protein, translated to MTEPPEALPLAGLTVVSVEQAVAAPFATRQLADLGARVIKVERPGGGDFARRYDTTVHGESSYFVWLNRSKESVTLDLKSDAGRAVLEQLLADADVFVQNLAPGAAARMGLGADALAERFPSLIPCSISGYGSSGPWADRKAYDLLVQCQTGLVSLTGNEHGSARVGVSIADIAAGMYAYSGILTALLTRATTGIARAVEVSLFEALAEWMNQPAYYTRFGGAQPPRIGTQHATIAPYGAYTAADGKEVLFSVQNEREWAALCGRFLGMPGLAADPRFATGSARVAHREELNAIVAERFGELDGDEVMKLLDVAGIANAGVNDVTEFLEHPVLSGRDRWRDVRIPGGATVRALLPPADLTGLAPRMDPVPAAGEHTETVLAEMGYSTADIDSLRAGRVI
- a CDS encoding LysR family transcriptional regulator → MDIKQLKAIVTVAEVGSVTRAAELLHLVQPAVTRQIRTLEQELGIDLFERTGTGMRPTEAGTIMVDRARRALNELERARAEVQPTPGEVSGIVTVGLLESTSDLLSEPLVTAVGRSHPGVELRLMTAYSGHLQQWLDDGDLDLTLLYNLDSTPSLNAHPLVRERLWAVAPPSAGLRADRPVPFAEAAGHPLVMPASGHALRRLIDAAAVRAGSTLDVAVQTNSMRVQKQLVRAGHGWTVLPGVGIAEDVANGILSAAPLSEPDVWRSIVLGTPRSGRTPPAVAVVARELVRRINSAVTQGKWPSAQIHGTDAPAEDK
- a CDS encoding alpha/beta fold hydrolase, which codes for MNHTGTQTTAIARAQDGTALAYQRQGDGYPLVLLAGQANNHHWWDGARGDFHATHSTITLDQRGTGDSDKPQGLYSTEQFAEDVIAVLDHAGVERADVYGTSMGGRVAQWVAARHPDRVRRLVLGCTSPGGPHAVERDRSVRQALAQPDPEAARQALTDLMYSPAWRAAHPGPNTTLGDPGMPPHARHGHLVASNRHDAWDALPLIAAPTLILHGDQDRLTPPDNLPLLAARIPHARTHLFPGARHAYFEECRTKAGPLVEAFLNEPS
- a CDS encoding thiamine pyrophosphate-binding protein, coding for MSQTHAPAPSWQEDVFAALKKRGVQQIAYVPDSGHSHTIREARRDPAIHDVVLTTEEEGVAVVSGAWLGGQRAVLLMQSSGVGNCVNMFSLLQMARFPFLTLVTMRGEYAEFNPWQGPMGRTTQQALELMGITVLRADDPEDVAETVEAALDSVFEAGERVAVLLGQKLIGRKKWERN
- a CDS encoding thiamine pyrophosphate-dependent enzyme — protein: MTATLPRLERRRFVADLIGRLPGDALIVTGLGSPSYDVFAAGDRPSTFYLWGAMGAAVPLALGLALAQPDRPVVAVTGDGEHLMGIGALATIGAQLPANLTIVVLDNAHFGETGMQPSHTGLGTDLVAVAQGFGILDAIRITDPDQTDDLALRIKARAATTYAQVLITTDQPPRALPSRDGVANKNSFRAELGLGTF
- a CDS encoding aldehyde dehydrogenase, which codes for MQRYEMFIDGQSRKPGAGEWFPTDNPYLGTPWAEIAKGTAEDVDDAVRAAHRALHSGPWAELTASARGSLLRRLGDTIATNARRLAETEVRDNGKLFTEMYGQLTYVPQWFHYYGGLADKIEGTVPPLDKKGYFAYTKKEPVGVVAVITPWNSPLLLLAWKIAPALAAGCTVVVKPSEFASASTLELVRLLHEAGLPPGVVNVVTGFGQDVGAALVEHPLVRKITFTGSDATGRRINEAAARDFKRVSLELGGKSPNIVFADADLDAAVNGAVSGIFAATGQTCIAGSRLLVQQSVHDEVVGRLVDLARTARMGDPMDEATQVGPITTPAQYAKVLDYIDIAQREGARLALGGKAADCGGRFVEPTVFTGVSNSMRIAQEEVFGPVLAVTPFHDEDEAVTLANDSRYGLGAGVWTSDIGRAFRMADRIRSGTVWVNTYRAVSYLTPFGGFKDSGIGRENGIGAITAYLEDKSVWINTGAATGNPFVLR
- a CDS encoding MFS transporter, yielding MSQSSTPVPAPTRVTANVIRGCLGNLVEWYDWFVYATFSVYFASVFFPKGNQTAQLLSTAVVFAVGFLMRPLGGWLLGAYADRHGRRRALTLSVTLMSVSSLTIAFTPSHDAIGLWAPALLVLARLVQGLSVGGEFGSSASYLAEIAPPGRRGFYSSFQYVSIVLGQLAALLVMIVLQHLLTEEQLQSWGWRIPFVIGAVAGLVVMYLRRTMEESWHFQQEQARAAVQDPAVKERKGLRALFAEYPRQLIAVFGLAIGGTVAFYTYTTYLQKYLVNTAGIPKSTVSVIGFAALFVYMLLQPMAGHLSDRVGRRPVMFVFSVGGMLLTVPVMTVLGNTGNPWIAFLLMTIALTFVSCYSALAAIIKAEMFPTKVRALGVGLPHALVTATFGGMTEPIALGLKNSGHETVFFWYVTGCIALTFVATLLVREPSRTSLLETAEAPASRSLPKTAPLT
- a CDS encoding HpcH/HpaI aldolase/citrate lyase family protein; translation: MTPIRSARSLLFVPGHRPDRFDKAASSGADVVIIDLEDAVAAEAKDRARDNAAAWLALGNRAIVRINAPGTPWSEADLRVAADHGCPVMVPKAEDSAVLADLAARTAGRCDLVPLVETALGVERAREVCAAPGVARAAFGNVDLATQLGVAQDDHTALAYARSRLVVASAAAGISPPIDGVTTAVRDMDAISADIAHARRLGFTGKLCIHPYQLLPVIEGFAPSAEEVRWASAVLGTGESVTTVDGQMVDKPVLERARRVLALAQGPHPAT